Genomic segment of Gigantopelta aegis isolate Gae_Host chromosome 10, Gae_host_genome, whole genome shotgun sequence:
caactatTCAGTTTACAGCAGAATGCTTTTGTTCACATTATAATATTAGGAACCCACAACACTAATAATCAGTCACAGGATGTAATATGTAGAAACAAATGTGCTACCAAAATTCAATACAAAAAACACTCTGATACACCATGGAATAATTTGTTCACCATCATGTCGCAATTTGCTACGCAAGTtttagagatcgctacacaattttaaaacatcaaacagtagttgctaattgATTTTCATTTGACttgaaatatcgctaatcaacaGTACTGTCaggtaattttatttatttatacatccAGATAGTTAGATTAAGAAGGTACACTAAGATAAATTTAGGAATAAAACTGAATATTTTCAGAATAAAATGAGGAATTTAAGAATAAATTTCCTGAGAAATTTGAGAATGAAACTGAAGTGGaattgtaaaaaacaaacaaccccaacaatcaggaatttcaaaataaaataaattgctgAGAAATTTCAGCTAACTGTTGAGGGATTTCAGAAGAAAAACTAATaagaaatatcaaaataaaactgatgagaaatttcaaaatacaactgataaaaaaaatcaaactgaTTAGAAATTTCAAAAACTGTGGGTGTGGAattttagaataaagttatccaattttttttttagcatgatAAAGAGTGTGGAAGAATTTGACAAACTATTTCAAGCTGGTCAGTGTTCCCTAGAACTAATCATACCCCATAGTTGCTGTCTCCCATCTCCTCGCGCGTGCGATGTAGCAGCCGTCCATTGATGTAGAGCATGTCAATACTGACTTGACTCTCCAAGTGTAGCAGTTTACAGCGGTACTCGGCTAGCTGCTCCATTtgctaaacaaaaatattttaaaatcataaattATTCCCAGAAGAAACTTAATCAAACTGGGTCATACATGGAACTTTTCGTTCAGTACTGCATTGCGATTTGCAATGCAAGTTTAAGATTGCTATATAATAAAAAgcattgtgagagtactgctaaagcaatgtTCCCTACCAGgctcaaatgttttttttttatatttcctaagttcaagggcaataactctgcCACAAAATGAGTATATGAACCATGAAATTCAAACTGTAACATTACATGATAAAcctataaaaatattttcagttcagtatctttcagttcaatatctttaggcattaaaaaaaagaaaaagaaaggtctggaatattttttgtttcatatttccCAAGTTGAAGGGCTATAATtgtcaaaatgggtaaatcaccaggaaagtcaaacttaatctcGAACAGCACTTGATAAAgctgtacacaaaatttcagatcaatatcttaaagcattgtggaaaaaatgtccagaaaactgtatgtgggacagacagacagaaagacaatcTATAGTTCCCTCCGTTTAGACCAGTAGGGAACTAATTAACAGAACATTAGTAGTTGCAGCTATGcacatcaatttaatttttttattgattacaAATTTATCACAAATATCGTACTTTAGAAATAATATGTATGAACTTACTGAACGGATGGATTTGCCCTCTTTTCCACCACAAATTGCCAGGATGTCTCGACCTGCTACATTAATAGCATTCTTAAGGTGTAAGATATCAAGATCAGCGATGTTGATAGGAGTAATAGGGTATTCTGGGAAGGCATCAACCACTGCTTGAGCACCACCCTCATTGGTCCGTTTCCCGATACCAACCAAGATTTCCTTgcctataataataaaaataaaaccccataAAAATCAGCTGTAAAATCAATATCTTATCTTTTGCTGATAAAAGCAATCTGGCAGTAACTGTCGTTTGAAACGGAATCCAAAAACTGACATTGTAATTATGCATTGTTTTGTTCAGGGTTGCTGCTTGCTACATTATCTACAGGTATTCTAATTCTAAAATCAGATATTTATGCATTAGTTGAAAAATCATATCAGAGGTAAATGTTACAGATTTTTGGGTGCTCTCCAGGCACACTGTAGCTTAGAGAGTGAGATGCCCCATAAACTATTAGGTATTTCCCAACCTCCTCcaaaaaggagaagaagaaaaagaagaagaagaagaaaacaagaagaagaaaaaaacgttaGAAATCATACCCAAACAGCAATATAACCAATAGAGActatacaataataatgattatatccaatataacattaaattttacatatttgaTACACCACTGTCATTGTTCCAAGTTgtgcatttgtttgtttgtagtaCAATTAGGTAGCTGTATGGTATTCAGCATACATTGATGGATCAGAAACCATGATTTGTACATTGGCCAAGTTGCAAGTCACTTGGCCAAGTTGCAAGTCACTTGGCCATATGACTCACTTTTTATCTATTGGAAAACCATACATCTTTTCAGTTCTTGCAAAATCAAGGTGAGAGAAATGGTGCCAGGTAAACCAGGCACTATTCTACCTAAAGGTACTAGCTATTAGACATGTTTTTAACACCACATACATATAACCTCCCTACTGAACATGTTAATGAGTTTTGCAAAATCAAGGTGAGAGAAATGGTGCCAGGTAAACCAGGCACTATTCTACCTAAAGGTACTAGCTATTAGACATGTTTTTAACACCACATACATATAACCTCCCTACTGAACATGTTAATGAGTTCAAAATCAAGGTGAGAGAAATGGTGCCAGGTAAACCAGGCACTATTCTACCTAAAGGTACTAGCTATTAGACATGTTTTTAACACCACATACATATAACCTCCCTACTGAACATCTTAATGAGTTCAGTGTTCTTGCTGCTCAATTTAAGCAGGGCGGTCCGCCCTGCtattgccgccctcctttcacgttctccgccctcctttatttttctgcgcccctctttattttccagcaccctactatattttccaTCACcgatctccgctatttccaaatgcacacttttttccacacataaaaaaccccaatgatcagtctgcacactggacatcaaaggaaacaatctgcgttgtgtacgaaaaagcaactgacgaaacatttacgacagttatcgtaacgtaatttaatagtatttttaacagcctctattttgtcccatacctgtatccatttgtatgtttaacacaaacaataaaagttatattttatttgagcaatgaaaacattaaaaaaaaatatggattcagcaatctccgactgaaaaccccccacttatttggcgccacatttgtcacgtgatcagaacggtcactctgtcttttgtttccactaactgtcgtctgatattttgtcctcagttacagatataattgattgtaactaacgatttttactttctttcatttctgtcattctgtttattcagcagttcttacaacatattgtaaacttttcattttggggggatatcaccgcttataaaatcaacggaagtggtagtgtttagcattaaaatcattcatcttgggtgccaaataatatatacaccgccactgcgataatatttattcacagcgatcgattcattcgatgaagatgggaattaaaaaaaaatgttttcgacattaggggatcacacaaacatcttttttgtttttcgtatatcttgaaatctttattaaaataataatattaaaactttgatcggttcagcaaaactgGAACCGCCAGTGAATATCAGACCGATAACATAtttggttcaattaaaagacgagtctgcttgtatttcgtataaactttttgtaatcaaaataaggAGTGTTTTTCCACAAAGTCTATTAACACACAACATGGTAACCACCaagctctccccccccccccccccccccattttattaaaaaagtatttgcttttcatttattttttttgaagggtgtggtgctgccaggccgccctcctttaattttcacccagcaagAACACTGATGAGTTACATGTATCTTCAGAAAAGGGGgggttaaattatatattggaGTAATCTGTTGAGAGTTTTCAACTGCTCAAAGGCCAAATTGTACATTATGATGCACAAAACAATCTATGATATTCAAACTTGCTACCCACCAGTTTGAAAACGATTGTGAACATGGTTAAATACTTGTTTTTTCAAAAAGGAAAGAATGCTGGTTTAATACAACCAGCATGTTGTTTGGTCattgctattggatgttaaacttaCAGTTATTGTGATTGTTGGTCGAGggttaaaaataattagttgTGTGTCAAATAAAAAACGTGTTGCCACTActcaggaaagaaagaaagaaatgttttatttaacacagtcaacacattttaattatggctatatggtgttggacatatggttaaggaccacaataTAGAttaatagagaggaaacttgccaCTGCCATTCTACGGAacctcttttcaattagcagcaagagatcttgtaAATATATAGCCACCACTTAGGCTAATCCTTCCAATTTATGGATGGATTTTAATATGACAGGGCAGCATTAACCATAGTATCACAAATTTAGTAAACCGGTCTTGAGGTATTCGTTGGCATACTGATTAAAAATACAGCCCTGTAAATACAATTAATttactaaacaaaaacatatttcaagaatgaaaaaaaaaaaacctgaaagaACTATACGATATTGATCATTGGACGGACCAAAACAcatcatttgtaaataattgAGCAAAATGTGATCAAAATGACTACAAATGAGTGCCAGTCAATTATAcagatcatttttttctttatttgatCCAGAGCCTTCATTAACTCTCACTCAATGAAATTAACACCTGCAGGTGGATTGGAGAACTGGCAATCTACAACTCAATCAGTTTCAATTTCAGAGTGCTTGACAGCTTCCCCCCCTGAGGCTATTACCTGTGAAGTACTCCCACACAGGCAAACAAATGATTCTGCCAGTATTTATCACAACAGAGGAAATAGCTTCTAGCCAGTTCGAGTAATCAATTATATGTATcattacacacacacttttattgcctgcaatttttaattacaatatacatgtaactattcTGGTCTTGTATTTGCATTTGTAATACATTTCTGCCATCAATAAAATttgtacatgaatatatataaatttagttttcttccaactgctaaaaaaaatttgaaatacaCAACCGGATTAAAAGGAATCTCAAATGtctttatattatttatcaatACAATGTATTAACTATTATACCTGTATATAAAAATTTGTTAATGTTACTTCACCAAGATTAATTTACAGTCAATTTACCGGCAATTTAATGGCtccaaactcaggatagtctatttaattattcaacaaataacaaaaataatagctTATTAACTATCAATAATTCAACCTATGATTTTCACACACTGACATATTCCAAAATGTACtgaaacacaaaaaataaaaggcAATATCCCTCCTTatatcatataaatattatactatAATAGGTACACTACAGTAAGTAGCAAGTCTACAATGTCAGATACACctgtatgtttaaatatttataacaggTGGAAAACAGTGACTCACCTGTAAATAATACATCACCCCCTTCTAAAGTGGCTTTTGGGTCGGCAATCTCCACAACTTTTAATCCCAGATCATCTCTCAAGACCTTTCGAATCTCTCCAACCtgtcaacaaataaaaacagaactCATGctgtgacagacagacataaaaaaaagtaatgacCTTCAGCACACACTAGACTTGCTAACTGTAAGGGGTAAGAGCAACTGCtgcacatgtatacatgtacctgaagacgttaaagtttgtttttctttttaaacgataccacattgatttattaagcatttaaatattagatgtcaaacatttggtaatattagtTTGATACCAGTTATAAATATTAGTTCAAACACTGGATGCCTAGCACAGCAGATACATGCAGAACCCAAAAATGGGagttattttatgttttgcatgtacatgaatacatgtacatgcatgcgCATTTTATATTCACCAGTTATCAAATCTTAAAAATCCACtgatgataattaaaaaaagagttcCTTTATAAAGTTTTATACATCAATGGAacccaaaattaaaataaaataaaaacaatgcaaGATGTTATGACAAAAACTTAATTCAATTTGTACTCTAGTTTCTTTACTAAAATTCACAAATGTTCTTCACAATTTCTGTTGAATATTTTTATCAGGATACTCCAGCTTGATGTTGATGGCCAAAGACTTGTGTCCACACTAATGTAAATAATACCTCCCACTGGTAGGTGTAAAAATCACAGTCTGCTATTTACATCGAGGTGGTGAAATACATGGCCCAGTAAATGTCAACAAAACTGATCTTTAAAATGGAAAAGCAACTTTCTACAAATTACAAAACTATTCAAAAAGAACATTGTTTACtttcattatatacatgtatacatgtgtgtacggTTAATAGAATAATTAACTTATTACTGGTATCATTttgcaatatattttacaatcaaCTAATTTCAGTCTGCACCATGAATGAACTAAATAAGGATTCAGTACTACATGTAACTGTTTACTAGTAATATCTTTTTTccgtatacatgtacacataaaaacaaaccccaaccccaacatatttacatcaattctgTGATCATGTAAACTGAAGAAACAATTCTATTTAACATATAACGGTAATCAATTtttgattataatcgatcattggaacaccacTAATTCAGTACTTTAGAAGTTCTatttcaatttataaatagtctgaATGTAGCACTTGCTGATTTTCatcattttgttattgttaatcaACAACAGTATGACCTTCTcctttttaatgtattaaactgtatttagtaCAACACtgaatacaatgttttaaagcTAGCTTGGAATGAATGATTTGCACCTTTTGACTTCCCTTTTATATGAGGGAATGAATTTGATCACAGCTAAATGCAGTACTGTGATTTTCCTATCAAGTGTTAAGACTATTTGGACAAAATACACAGGTATGCAACTTAGGTGTTTCATTCAATGATGTTAAAAATCAActagtcatttaaaaaaaaataaaaaaataatatataaaccgTGAGAACGCCATCAAGTACCGGTAAGGAACATACTGCCCAACGCAACAAATAACGCAAATGTCAGTGTCAACAGATCAGTTGTTATGGAATTATTAACAGTCCACAACAACCGGTCTACTGACACTAACAAATATGCATTTATTGGGTAATGTTTTGGTTGCCTGACAACTTATaagttatatgtatatgtatctacatgtattgtaattttattaaacagtTTTAGAAGAACAAAAATTATTGTACATAGATGATTTTTATCATCCACCAATCAATCTCTTGGGATTCGGAACATCTCTGCCAATATAGACAAGTTTGTAATGTCTAATTTCCAAATGAGTATGGTCAGTTAGCCGATCAttactgtgtatgtgtgttactataaattaaaaagaaaaattatttataagttTATTATAAAGTGTATCAATTTCTACTATCAAAAAATTTTCCAGACGATTGTGGAAATAAGGCCTAAAAACTAAAAAGTGTGTTTTAGGTTTCATCCTTGAAAAAAAATGGGTAGgtaggaactttttttttttaaaccgaaTCAAAATGAGAAACTGTAATCAGCCGAGGTGTTCCAAAACATGTTTGCGGATTGCAAAAAATCAGGGGTCGTGTTTTTCGCTCCAAAATATTTCAGGGTCGTTACATAAAATTAGGATAGGTTGGGAAACtggaaacatatatatatatatatttttaggccTAAATGCAACTGATCACTTACCGTACCTGGTGATGACTGAACTTTCGTAGTTGGTTTGAAagttttttactttattatattatatacttttcttaaagggagagtaaacaaaaacatgaaccttatgtgttggaaagatgcatacccggaccaccaacacatactgacactttaagaaatgaaaaacacgtaaatctagagttaataaaaaaacccagattattcctgctaactgggggcagctattttcttttgttttcggtGCGTCCGGAATTCTAGCTTGAGGCGAAGTAAAGTCGGCTCCGACCaactgtatgcacagtgtaaacaaagtcAGTCATTTACAACAAGGCGATTAGCTTTaattaacctgacttgtaaaacaacataaatgacttgataatataagaaactatttaattaaatatatatttcaatttgcattaattgAACGAAATgaggttatagtatttttatcgcttaaaaaaatccaaagaaaaaatgcatattattaggcctattggtagggtacactggagcaaaaatgaccactcatgataccacagttataattttcttttctttgggactacgcaactggtcagttttgtgattttagatgggaaagtctacttcaTCAAGGGTTTTAgcttttacagaattatttacagtaataaagcaggacagctgataatgtccattacgatttttAGGGGTGGCTGTGTGGTTAgcccacaataccctgtgatgttCATAAAACAGGAACATATTTTTGGGGGTGTCTAGACACCTTGACTGGTGACCCTCCAAAATATACAGCTGCCATttaggaaccacaggtacaggccatggaaagaaaagaccaattaactaagaaaattattatcatttcagtacgtgggttaaaggcatattgtcacagaccactgacctatttaatggtctaacaaagtattagctgaacaaaaataatttgatttgtccctaaatgtactttattcaaccatcttcataaccaccatactccatttattaatgatattttgtaaaaaaatatattgaattatggcaatggtccataattcaaaaactaaaattgcagagagggttgacatggatttcactccatcatggctcagttacggtgatgcgatagctagatttggtttccaacaattaatgtaaaaaaaaaaaattattcattgttagagaaataaggtccttaaatctgtgacagtatgcttttaatgtatggacaaaacacaatacagttatttcgacactttgacaattgtggtttattttgtattgaaaaataatatatacttttagtaattaatatgaaatatttgtcAGCAGCAAACTCGACaattatcaatgtaaaggtTTACCATCAAATATATGGGATTATTATTGTAGTTAAGCAGGAATCATTGACATtgtctacatacatgtataaatttggTAGTAGGAGCAAATTCTGCATTTTCGTTGCACATTTATCTCTTACCATAAGAGTGCATTATAATTACCTAAATGACCACACTGCTCTCTTACAGTAACAGTGGAGTATTCAGGCTATATATGGGGCAAAACGGAAGGCGACATTTGTcataattcatcaaaattaaaattcaacCCTTGGACAAGTTGGAGCCTCTGCAATACTTACACTGCCAATGGCGTGTCATGTTTACAGCTATGTTGAACAAGATTTATCatgaaatattataacaattactttgtttttcttctaaattctatgcccatttgcttcagtttgcATTAACCAAAGTTACGAAAGTAATAAGCCCAACGCAGGTGCTAAACCGGAAATCATGTCGTTTCCGTTATGGACAGAACAGGCCAAATTAAATGCATGCGCTAACATTAGCATGCATACATACGTAACATAGCGACTActcattattaaaaacaaatatatatatatatatcaatgataCCTCTCCTTGTCTACTGGCAACAGGTCTTGCTATCAAAGCTGTTCCGCCGATGGTGACAGCACAGTCTTCAACGAAACAGCAATCGGGATAATTTTCGTCTTCTTGCAATTCTATAATATTTATGTCACAGTTCTTCAAAGTTGCCTTAAACTGTTCATATTCTCTTTTAGCTTTATCCACATCCATTTTCTTGCCTTGAGCTCCAATAGATCTGTCTCTAAAACTTTGTGGAATTCGACAAATGATAGCATAGTTGTGCTTAAACGCCGCCATTTTGAACGAGTGCGCGTTACCTTTTCCGGGTCAGTGATGACACATTCTAATAGAGGTTAGCTCCCTTACATGGATAGATGGGCGCGgctaagaaaatattttattcatttgtaaaatgtcttaaagagacagaccctagtttttaaacactaaggcatatttttcaccaagaccctagtttcaaccagtaaaaatggacactaagtttggttatttacaaatctgtaacaaatttggatacaacagagtgaaacaagagtctgtgacgttgaaatacccttaaaaataagactaaaacgcgactccataaccgttatttctcagacgcacgtgcgtttttaaaaatatggggagggaatgcattttgtggtattagaaataccaggatgacaagaaacacttcggttgtacggacattgataatctaaactataaaatataagtaatgtttgatttcagcgATCATAAACGGATCTAATTGTGAggaaatatgccttagtgtttaaaaactagggtatggcCCTTTAATATATCAAGCTAATATGAGGGATGGTGTTTATTCCCATGTAGACTACAATAccgccaataaataaataaaaataatctgcTTTTAGAAAAATCCGGCTgtctgaaaatattttaatgtagaagttaataattaattaattaagcctaccagtaattaaaatattttaattaatgtaacgatactatttaaaattacaaataaactaCCAATGAACCCAAAATAATTTGcttgctatatttattaaatagttcatggatataaatatagtGACTCCACGAGAAATCGAGTAGGCcaactcgggcacgggtcgagtctaacAAGACCTGTGCAACGATTGAacgaagagcactctcatttaatagttttttgtttttgttttattttttttacgtcatgTTGTCACATTATGCTTCCcgccagttacattataggtCTATGAGACACAAAGGGGGAAAAAATCgaatgtgttgaatgcaatACATATAATGACAGGGGCGTAAGTTAGGGGGGTTCGGATGaccccccccccgctgaagcaaatggtccgctttcagaactaaaacatacaggtttatacatttggagtttctggtggtgcaaaaacaaaatagaaaaaggccCACTTGATTCATATTTGaacacccctccccccaggTCACGCTACGCCCCAGAATGACAtgatgttcagcgctggaaatatgatgcataatgctattttactttattccttagtctcattatcatctagtgtaagtgtcgggtactcgagtctgggtcgagtttgaccctcgagtactcgagtccaatattttggactcgcgGAGGCCCTAGAGATAGAAAATGTAggctatttaaaatttaaaatgtagaaAAGTGTTATTTTCTAAAGCTACAATGGGAAAGGGAGGCCACACTGTTGAGAACCCCGTCACTTTTGATATATTTACATGTCAAGAAAATTCCATCAGTCACATCCCTCTTATCCCctgcgtcccccccccccccccaaagaacattttaaaattgctttGCTTTAAAGGTGATTTCTTGACATCTGAAtcgcaaaattagccatttttaaacaatgatttTTTGA
This window contains:
- the LOC121384525 gene encoding N(G),N(G)-dimethylarginine dimethylaminohydrolase 1-like, translated to MAAFKHNYAIICRIPQSFRDRSIGAQGKKMDVDKAKREYEQFKATLKNCDINIIELQEDENYPDCCFVEDCAVTIGGTALIARPVASRQGEVGEIRKVLRDDLGLKVVEIADPKATLEGGDVLFTGKEILVGIGKRTNEGGAQAVVDAFPEYPITPINIADLDILHLKNAINVAGRDILAICGGKEGKSIRSQMEQLAEYRCKLLHLESQVSIDMLYINGRLLHRTREEMGDSNYGCIDEKILYTRHRVSLEELSKAGGRIASMVLLVSKHRSQKKIISNLTEDDIAPFSQFKDLTYASNTLTKK